DNA from Actinoplanes sp. SE50/110:
CCATGCCCGTGCCCCCTCATGCCCGCGCTTGCCGCGCTCTCGTGCCCCGGCTGTTACGGGGGGCGGGGTTGGTGGTCCGGTGGATGCTCCTAGGTATGTCAGGCGGCGTGGTCCGGGGTGTGGGCGAACGGTTGTCGCCGGCCGGCGGTGAGACCGGAGCGGATGGTGCCGCGGATTTCGGCCTCACCCAGGCCGGCCCGGCGTGCGGCATGCTCCAGCTCGCGCCGGACCGATCCGGCGTCGAGAAGGCCGGCGCCGACGAAGCGGCCCAGGGCGAAGGCGGCGCGGTTCAGCGTGTCGTTGCGGCAGCCCACGGTGGCCCGGGCCACCCGGTCGGCTTCGGCGTCCAGCGCGGCCTCCGCATACCGGTCCGGATGCGCGACCGGCCGCAGCGGTGCCGGGGGCGGCCCGGCGATCATGGCGCGCAGCGCGGCCGGGCTGATCGGCAGCCCGTGACCCGGCCGCCGAATCCAGGTGTATCCGGTACCGGCGACATGCCGCGACGGCGGGGCCAGCACGTATCCACCCACGCCACGCCAGTCGAGGCCGGGCAGCAGCCGAACCCGGTTGCCGTACCCGGTCGGGTGGAACCACAGATGCCGGCCGCCCGACCCGGTGCGCACCTGCGGCCCGGCCGGGATGTCGCCGTCGAGCAGGTGGCGCAGCCCGTGCCAGCCCTCCGCCGAGTCGATGTCGGCCACGTCCATCACCACGCCGGTCCGCAACCCCACATTGGCCCGCGGCCAGTGCGCCCACCAGAGCTCGATCTGGCGCGGGTCGGTACTCGCCTCGTTCAGCCCATGCCGCAACCGCGGATGCTTCCCGGGACTGTCGCATCGGGCCCCCTTCCCGCAGGAACAGACACCATCCCGCTCAGGCGAATGCACCGGCAGGACAGGTATCCCGTGCCGGGCATAGGCCAGCGCAGCCGTAAGCGACATTAGAACAACCGTACGACAAATTCCGCCCCCCGGCAGTGCCCGTTCCCGCTCCCGATGCACCGCCCCTCCACCGGCACCGCTCCGTCGCCCGACTTCGCCGGCAATGCGCGCCCCTCACCCCGGCCCGGCCACCCTTCCGCCCTGCCGCTAACGCCTCGCCTGGCTTGCCTCGTCTGGTCTGCCTTGCCGGGACGCCCGCCTAACTCGCCGAGCTGCTTGGTCGCCCGCTCTGCCGGGATGCCTGCCGAGCTCGCTGAGCTGCGGTGGGCCCGCTCTGCCAGGACGCCCGCCGAGCTCGCTGAGCCGTTTGACCCGCTCCACGCGACTGCCCGTCCCGTTCTGCTCGGCCCCGCTCTCCGAGCCGCGGGCCCGCCCCGCCAGCCCCGCCCGCCCGGCCTGGCCCGCCCGGCCTGGCCCGCCCGGCCCGGCCTGGCCCGCCCGGCCCGGCCCGGCCCGGCCTGGCCCGGCCCGCCTCGCCCGGCCGGCCGCGGCGCGGCGCGGCGCGGCTGAGGATGCCGACGTTGCTTCGGGGGAAAGCGCGTGGCGTCGGTGGCGGGTCAGCCCGTGGGGAGGGTGCGTAGGACGTGGGAGATGTGGTGGGACGTGCTCCAGGCGATCCAGCTCGCCGAGCTGCCCGCCCCGCGCGCGGTGCGGGCGCGGCGGGCGATCTCGGCGTCGCCCCACGAAAATCGGGCGCCCGCGGATGGCCACTGCGGTGAGGTGACCAGGGTGCGGCACAGGTCGTGGCAGCGGTCGTCGCTGCGGCCGCCGCGCCGTGCCCACCGGTAGATCCACCAGTCCGACTCGGTGGTGTACCGCAACGTCGGCAACTGCCGGTGATGCTGCACGCCGAGCCGGCGCACCGGTGAGGTGACCCCGTAGTCCGCGTAGCCCACCCCGGGGTCGCCGAGCCGTTCCCATACCCGGGCGTCCAGTCGACCGACCGCCACCGGCCGGTCGGTGGGCAGGTCGTCCAGGTTGGGCGGCATCGCACCGGAACCCACGCTAACCGACCGCCACGGCATCAACCGGGCCCAGCGCAGCACCCGGCGGGCCCGTTCCTCGACCTCGTCGGCGTGCGCCAGGCAGGGCGTCTCGGCCAGGTCGATCAGCAGGTCGACCTCGTTCGGGTCGAGTGCGGTGATGGCCAGCACCCGGTCGGCGATCGCGTCGGCCCGGGCCGGATTCCCCGCGTCGACGTGCGGTTGGATCCGCAGGACCGCGCGCCGCCGGTGCATCCGCGCGGCCAGGCCGTGCGACACCAGGCGACGACCGCTTTCGTACGGCCGCAGCACCGGCACCGTGGCCACCCCGAGCCGGAACAGTCGCTCCGCCAGGGCGAGTGGCTGCTCCGCGGTCGCCGTCGGCTCCGGCACGTGCCCGAAGTCGAGCGCCAGTTCCCCGGTCCGTGGTCGTAGTTCCCGGAGCAGCGGGATGATGCTGACTTCGGGATCCAACTCGACGATCGGCGTGATCCGGGCAGCCTCGTCCGCGGACAGGTGTGCCAGCGCCGTGAACTCGCCGCGACGTGGCCGGAGAATCGGTCGATAAGCCCCGTTGGGCGTCATACCCTCAAGGTAGTCGCATCGACGGTCGCCGGTGGTTTACCGACGGTACAAATGCGCCAGCATCGATTGATTCGCCTCCCATCCATCGGGGAACTTGACCGGAACGTTCAGGTGCACCGGCTCGGTGGACGGGTGCGCGTCGAGCAGCTCCGGGATGCCGGCCCGGGCCACCACCACGCAGGCGTGCCGATGTCGGGAGGTCAGCACGCAGAGCCGCCCGGATTCCAGGTGGAAGGCGGTGGCGTCCCGCCGGCCGGACAGTGGATGCAGGACCACGGTGAGGTCGTACTCCCGGCCCTGGAGCCGGTTCGCCGTGTCGACGGTGATGCCGGCCGCCTCCGGGGGCAGCAGTGCGCGGATCGCCGCGGCCTGGTCGCGGTGCGCGGCGCCGATCGCGATCCGACCCGGGGTGAGCGGACCCGACCCGGCCTCGGACTCGGTGACGCCGCCACGGGCGAGCGCCCGGGCGGCGAGCTGGGCGCAGGCCGCCGCCGCCTCCGCGTCGGTGCGCAGGGTGAACCGGGCGGGCAGCTCGTGCAGGCCCCAGCCGCTTTTCGCCGCGGTGTCCAGCACCTGGTCCAGCGGAGTCTCGCCGGGCGCCTCGAAATGCAGGGTGCGGTCGCCCGGGCCGGTGCCGGAGCGGAAACCGGTGAACGGATAGAACGCCTCGGCCACCACCGGCGCGGCGGACGCCGGCAGCCGCCAGGAGACCGGCAGTCGGTGCACCGGCAACTCGGGGTTGTGTCGCAGCAGCACCGCGACGGCGCTCTGCATCGGATCCCAGGACAGCCCGGTCCAGCGCTCGACCTCGACAGTGGAGAACGGGTCGAGCTGGCCGGGGTCGCCCACGAACAGCGCCCGCTCGAACCGGGGCGCGACCCGGAGCAGCGCGTCGGACCGCATCTGATAGGCCTCGTCGACGATCGCCCACGGCCAGCTGCCCTCGGCGACGGTGGCCCACTTGGCCGCCGTGCCGATGGTGACCGCAGGACCGGCCAGGTCGGCCACCTTGGCCGCGACACGGCAGTGCGGATGCTCCTTGACCCGGTCGGAGCGCTCGTAGTCGACCGCGGAGAGGCGGCCGACGGTGATGTCGGGGGAGCGCGCACCCAGCCGCTCGATCAGGTCGTCGACCTGCTCGTTGGTCTGCGCGACGATCATCAGGGGCTCGCCGGTGGCGGCCAGCTCCCCGGCCGCGCGCACCACCAGAGTCGACTTGCCGGCGCCGGGCGGCGAGTCGACGACGACGCCCCGGTGCCGGTGGGACCGCAGATCCCGGAGCACCGCGGCGATCACGGTGGCGGCCTCCTCGGCCGGGCTGATGTAACTCACCCGGGCACGGTAGCGCGATCGGCCGACCGAAAATCCGGGGTGTGGACAGCGCTCGGCCGGCTGCCGCCCGTCGGTGCCGACGCCGGCCGGACCGGTGGCATCGGCCGCTGCCTGGGCGGACGGGCGGCGCTGAGCACTTCGCGGGGACGCGGGTGGCCCCTGTGGGAGCCGGTGCCTGGGGCGGTGGGGGTGCACGCGGGAACGGTTCGTCTCGCGTGGCGGGCGGACATTCGGCCATACCGAAACTGCATCGGCCCTCGGGGCAGCGGAAATGGCCGTACGGCGGACATCTTCGGCGGCGCGGGAGCGGACCGCGGATCGCGCGCCGGAATGGTCTGCCGGGCGCCGCGGCACGCCGCGCCCGGGATCCCTCGAAAGGGTGTCGATCCGTCCCGCGGCGGGCCGGCATGCATTGTCGAAACCTTTCCTGGGTACGCTGCGGGCTGTCATGGATCATCGTGAATGGCACTGGCCGGCTCCGAAGCTGGCGGCCTTGCGACTCGGCCGCCGGCTGGCGATGCTGGTCCCGGCCTCGCAGCCGCATCGCTGGTCGTTCGTGCACATCGTTCCGAGCGGCCGTTCCGCGGACGAGGACGCCCTTCGCGCGGGCGCGGCGCGCAGTGACACCGGCCGCAGCTTCCTGGTCACGCAGTGGGAGTACGAAGCGGACCGGCTGGAGGGTTACGACCCGCCGGGCGCCGTCCGGCTGCGCTGCGCGCAGGCCGCCGACGAGTCCGAACTCCTCACTGTGCTGCGCGAATGGCGGCTCCCGCCGGACGGCTTCGACTACTCCTGGGACACCGTCGACCCGGGCTGACCGAGGTTGTCCACAGGCCTCTCCGTGATCTCGGGATCGTCGCTAGCGTTTGCGGCGCGAACCGGCCGCGGCGAGGGAGGCACGCGATGAATGACGCGTACGACATGGACGACGTGCGGTTTCTGATCGGTGAGTGGCGGTCGGAGGCGGCCCAGCGGGCCCGCTCGGCACGCGAGCTGTCCGCCCGGATCCATCGGCCGGCCGGTACGGCGCGCAGCCCGGACGGGCTGGTCAGCGTCACCGTCGGGCCGCGTGATGAGCTGCTCGGATGGGAGCTGGGGACGAGATCCGACGACGGACGCCGGCGGACACCGCCGCGGTCGTCCCGACGACCGTGCGGGCGGCGCGGGTGACGCCGGCCGAGGCGGTGCGGGCGGCCACCGCGGACACGGTCGGTCTCGAATCGGCGACCGGGCGGGCGCTGGTGGCGGCCTGTTCGGCCCGCAGAACGGGACGGGTCCGAAACTGATGGCGCAATAGGTTTGGTACGGGCAGCGACGGGGATGCGTTCGCGACAATGGGTGATCACGCCTCGGACGCTTCCGCTATTCGGGTGTGCGGAAATTGTGGACCGGGTGCGCCGGAAGCGAATGGTGTCGGGATTGTCGACCGTTTGTCTCGGTCCGATCCGTGTGGTTCGGTGCCATTCCCCTTCCGTGAAGTCATTCGGGGTCCGGCGAACGCAGGCGTGATCGAGGGCGGTCTCGGGGCGGCCCGTGAAGATCGGAGAGGGGGCGCGGGGGCTGGGCAAGATCATTAGGCGGGTGTGGGTGTCGGAGAGCGTTTGCAGCGACTCTTTGATCAACGAGTGGGGCTTTCTGACGGGAATCCGACAGAGGGTCGTCTCGAGTTGCGTAGGAGTCAGGGGTTTGCCCGGTTGCACAGCTCCAGGTCCGCCCAGGTGGATCTCGATGAAAGTGGCTTGCAGGCCATGGAAGAACTTTCCGTTTCGCAGGTCCACTTCGGAGTGCGTGGGGAAACGATCAGCCAGGTAGCCGGTTCGCAGGTGACGGACTATTTGATCATGGCGAGCGAAAGCCTGTTTGCTTCTCTGTCACCGGCCGGAAATAAGTTGGGTGTTCAATATGGGGTACGGGGAAAAGCGGATCAGGCCTGCAACTTGCGCCCGCGCTTCGATGCGCAAGTTGCAAGTTTCGATGCTTCTCGGCTCGATGCCCCGTCGCTGTGGCGAGCCTTTGGTCGGCATGCGCGATTTCATTCATGCTTGTTTTTATGATCTCGTTGCGGGCCCTTCCAGTCGATCATCGGAAGTGCAACTCTTCTAGCCAGCAGTGACGTCGACATCACGGACGGTGGTGGTGGGGAAATGCGTCCAGACGTTCTCGTCGGTCCCAGCGATTGGCTGGTCGAGCAGTTCGGCGACAAGATCGCCGACGAGCTGTGGACTCGCGTGCCCGAGGCGCTGAGCACGGCAATCGATCGTGAGGTGCACGCGCACCCGGCCATGACACAGACCGTGGAGCGCGTGTTGGGCAATCCGCGTTGGCCGCTGCCGTACGAGGAGCTGGTGCTCTTCCTCGGCACGCTACCCGGAGCCGAGATCATCAGCGTGCCGCGGTCGGTCTATCAGCTGGTGCTGATCAACGGGCACATCGTGGTCCCGTGGTGCTACGGGCAGTCCGCACGCCTGTCGATGGCCGACGCGGAGGTGGGCCGGTCGTTCGGCCGGCTCGCACGGGAGCTGCTCGGGCGGTTCGGGCCACCCTGGCGCCGCTCGCCCATCGAGTCGCCGCTGCCACTGGACGCGGTCGACGAACGCGAGGTGGCCAAGATCTGCGCCGCCATCGCCCAGATCGACCCGAAGCCCGAGGTGGTCATCGCCGGGTACGCCGGGGCGCCCAACCTCGGCCTGCTCCGCGCCTGCCTCGGCGAGGTCAAATCCACCGACAACGGCACGCTCAACTGGAGCCACCTCGACGACCTGCCGCTCCCACCGCCGGTCATCCCGCGCCCCCGGCGCATGCAGTTCCCCTGATCGGTATGTGGTGTCCCGATCCACCGGCTACCTGATCCGCCGCGATCCCTGATGCATCAAGCGCCTTGATTCGCCAAGCTTGCTGATTCGCCGGGCTCTCTGACCACCCGGCTTGCTGTTCGCCGAGTTTCTGAGTCATCGAACCTTGCTCTGATCCACCGGAGCTCCGCGCCTCCGGGAACGGGTCCGCTTCCCCGTTCCCGGGCCCGAAACCGGCCGGACCGCGGCCCAGACCGACCGCAGCCCAGGCCGCCCGCCACCTAAGCCCGCCGGCCACCAAGCCCGCCCGCCACCTAAGCCCGACCGGGGCAGGAGTCTGGCCCCAGCCCGGGCTTCAGGGCTCATGCTGGCCGAGCTCCAGGCTGCGGGGTGCTGGGCTGAGGGTCAGCTTCGATGAAACTCAACAGGACCACCGCCCGCGGCGGGCCGGAGCCGCCCGGTGGATGTCGCCCCCCGCCCTGGGCGGCATCCACCGGTTCCGCCCTGCGTGCCGACGGCATCACCCGATCCCGCTCCA
Protein-coding regions in this window:
- a CDS encoding AAA family ATPase yields the protein MSYISPAEEAATVIAAVLRDLRSHRHRGVVVDSPPGAGKSTLVVRAAGELAATGEPLMIVAQTNEQVDDLIERLGARSPDITVGRLSAVDYERSDRVKEHPHCRVAAKVADLAGPAVTIGTAAKWATVAEGSWPWAIVDEAYQMRSDALLRVAPRFERALFVGDPGQLDPFSTVEVERWTGLSWDPMQSAVAVLLRHNPELPVHRLPVSWRLPASAAPVVAEAFYPFTGFRSGTGPGDRTLHFEAPGETPLDQVLDTAAKSGWGLHELPARFTLRTDAEAAAACAQLAARALARGGVTESEAGSGPLTPGRIAIGAAHRDQAAAIRALLPPEAAGITVDTANRLQGREYDLTVVLHPLSGRRDATAFHLESGRLCVLTSRHRHACVVVARAGIPELLDAHPSTEPVHLNVPVKFPDGWEANQSMLAHLYRR
- a CDS encoding bifunctional DNA primase/polymerase gives rise to the protein MSLTAALAYARHGIPVLPVHSPERDGVCSCGKGARCDSPGKHPRLRHGLNEASTDPRQIELWWAHWPRANVGLRTGVVMDVADIDSAEGWHGLRHLLDGDIPAGPQVRTGSGGRHLWFHPTGYGNRVRLLPGLDWRGVGGYVLAPPSRHVAGTGYTWIRRPGHGLPISPAALRAMIAGPPPAPLRPVAHPDRYAEAALDAEADRVARATVGCRNDTLNRAAFALGRFVGAGLLDAGSVRRELEHAARRAGLGEAEIRGTIRSGLTAGRRQPFAHTPDHAA
- a CDS encoding beta family protein, with the translated sequence MTPNGAYRPILRPRRGEFTALAHLSADEAARITPIVELDPEVSIIPLLRELRPRTGELALDFGHVPEPTATAEQPLALAERLFRLGVATVPVLRPYESGRRLVSHGLAARMHRRRAVLRIQPHVDAGNPARADAIADRVLAITALDPNEVDLLIDLAETPCLAHADEVEERARRVLRWARLMPWRSVSVGSGAMPPNLDDLPTDRPVAVGRLDARVWERLGDPGVGYADYGVTSPVRRLGVQHHRQLPTLRYTTESDWWIYRWARRGGRSDDRCHDLCRTLVTSPQWPSAGARFSWGDAEIARRARTARGAGSSASWIAWSTSHHISHVLRTLPTG